From the Niveibacterium microcysteis genome, the window CCCTTTTCGATGTCGAGGTAGTGGCGCAGGATCGTGCAGCCGTAGCGCAGGTTCGTGCGGATATGGAACAGATTCTGATCCGGCGTGCCGATCTGGCGCACCCAGAACGGCATCACCTGCATGTAGCCGCGCGCGCCGACACCCGACACCGCGTACTTCTTGAATCCGCTCTCGACCTGGATCAGGCCAAGCACCAGTTGCGGATCGAGGCCCGCACGCTGTGCTTCGTAGTAGACCGTCTTGAGGAAGTCGATCCGCTCTTTCGGATCCGGCATGCGCTTGATCAGGCGTTGCGACATCTCGCTGATCCAGGTCACGCGTTCGACCGGGCTCGGGAAGATCGGCTCCGGCGCGGCGCGGTCCGACACCGCGCCGTGCAGCGCCGCGCGCACGCTCGCCGATAGGTCCTCTTCCCGCTGTGCACCGGCGAATGCGGCCGGAGCGAGCAGGGCGATTACCAGGGGCAGGGCGTGGAGCGGTTTCATGCGCATGGCTTTGTTTACGACCCGACGCGCGCTTTCACGAAGGCCGCCAGCTCGGTGACTGCGACTTTCGTCGCTTCGGCGTCACGACGGCCCTGGTATTCGGCCTGGCCTTCCTTGAGCCCACGGTCGGAGAGCACCACACGGTGCGGCACGCCGATCAGCTCCCAGTCTGCAAACATCGCGCCCGGGCGCTCGCCACGGTCATCCAGGATCACGTCGATGCCGGCAGCCGTGAGTTCCGCGTATAGCGCATCGGCCGCGACCTTCACGTCTTCCGCTCGGTCGTAGCCAATCGGGCAGATCGCGACGGTGAAGGGTGCGATCGAATCCGGCCAGATGATGCCGCGGGCGTCGTGGTTCTGTTCGATCGCAGCACCGAGGATGCGCGTCACACCGATGCCGTAGCAGCCCATCTCAAAGTGCTTCGGCTTGCCGTCCTCGTCAAGGAAAGTGGCGTTCATCGCCTTGGAGTACTTGGTGCCGAGGTAGAACACGTGGCCCACTTCGATGCCGCGCTGGATCGCGAGCGTGCCCTTGCCGTCCGGCGAGGCGTCGCCTTCCACCACGTTGCGGATGTCGGCAACGACGTCCGGTTCCGGCAGGTCGCGACTCCAGTTCACGCCAGCGATGTGGAAGTCGACTTCGTTCGCGCCGGTGATGAAGTCGCTCATCAAGGCCACCGTGCGGTCGGCGACGATCTTGACCGGCTTCTTGAGTCCGACCGGACCGAGGTATCCCGGTTTGCAGCCGAAGTGCTCGACGATTTCGGCTTCGGTTGCGAAGCGGAAGCCGTCCTTCAATCCCTCGACCTTCCCGGCCTTCACTTCGTTCAGATCGTGGTCGCCGCGGACAAGCAGCAGCCAGACGGTGCTCTTCACGATTGCGCCGGTCTCGTCGACCTCATCGGTCGCCAGCACAAGGGACTTCACGGTGTTGGCGAGCGAGGTGCCCAGCAGGGCGGCTACATCGGCGCAGGTGCTCTTGCCCGGCGTCGGCACCTTGTTCAGGGCCTGCGTGGGCGCAGCGCGCTCGGCCAGCAGCGGCAGGGCTTCGGCGAGTTCGATGTTGGCGGCGTAATCAGACTGCGGGCAGTAGACGATCGCATCTTCGCCGGTTTCGGCGATCACCTGGAACTCATGCGAACGATCGCCGCCGATCGCGCCGGTGTCGGCCGCCACTGCGCGGTAAGTCAGGCCCAGGCGGTCGAAAATCTTGCGATAGGCCGCATACATGTTCTCGTAGCTCTTGCCTGCGGCTTCCACGTCACGGTCGAAGGAGTAGGCATCCTTCATCAAGAATTCGCGGCCCCGCATGATGCCGAAACGCGGCCGGCGTTCATCGCGGAACTTGGTCTGGATCTGGTACAGGTTCTTCGGCAGCGCGCGATAGCTCTTCAGCTCCTGGCGGGCGATGTCGGTCACCACCTCTTCGGAGGTCGGCTGCATCGCGAAGTCGCGTTCATGGCGGTCCTTCAGGCGCAGCATCTCCGGGCCCATCTTGTCCCAGCGGCCCGTCTCCTGCCAAAGCTCGGCCGGCTGCACCAGCGGCATCACCAGTTCGACCGCGCCGGCGCGGTTCATTTCCTCGCGAATGATGTTCTCGACCTTGCGGATCACCCGCAGGCCCATCGGCATGTAGTTGTAGATCCCGGCAGAGAGCTTGCGGATCAGGCCCGCCCGCATCATCAGTTTGTGGCTGACGATTTCTGCGTCGGCGGGGGCTTCCTTGAGGGTCGTGATGAAGAACTGGCGTGCGCGCATGTCGAATCGCTAAATCGGGGCAAACCGCCATTTTAGCTCAGGGGGCGTCGCTTTCCTTCGTTTGCCGCATGTGGAAGAATTCGTGGCAATTCAGCTAATTTTCAGGTGGTTCTCATGCTCGACCGGGACGGTTATCGCCCCAACGTCGGCATCATCCTGGTCAACGCGCGAAACGAGGTCTTCTGGGGTAAACGTATCCGTGAGCATTCTTGGCAGTTCCCGCAAGGCGGTATCAAGCATGGGGAATCGCCCGAGCAGGCTATGTTCCGCGAGCTCTTCGAAGAGGTGGGCTTGCGGCCGGAGCACGTGAAGATTCTTGGTCGCACGCGCAGTTGGCTGCGGTACGACGTCCCACGCCACTGGGTGAAAAGAGAGTGGCGTAATACCTATCGTGGACAGAAGCAGATCTGGTTCCTGTTGCGGCTGCTTGGCCGCGATTCGGATGTCTCTCTGCGGGCAACCGAGAAGCCGGAGTTCGACGCGTGGCGTTGGGCGGGCTATTGGGTGCCGCTGGAAGCGGTGATCGAGTTCAAGCGGCAGGTCTATCGACTGGCGCTGAATGAACTCTCCGGTGTGTTGTTCCGTGGCGTACATGCGCCCGAACGGCCGCCGGCCTACGCATTGAGTGAGGCGCATCCGAGCAATCATGATTGACGGCCTGATCATCGAATTCGATCGCGCGCTGCGCACGATCTTCGCGCCCGCACGCAGCGTGCGGCCGACCCCGGGTGCTGATCAGCCCGAGGCGGACTTGTCCGAGTCGGAGCGGGCGCATGTTGCCGGGCTCATGCGCGTCAATCACGTCGGTGAAATCTGTGCGCAGGCGCTGTATCAAGGGCAGGCGCTAACGTCCAGCGACCCGTCGGTCACCGAGGCGCTTCGCCGCGCCGCCGACGAGGAAACGGAGCACCTGGCCTGGACGGAGCAACGTATCGGCGAGATGGGGGGGCGCAAGAGCTTGCTCAACCCGCTCTGGTACGCCGGTGCGCTGTCGATTGGCGTGGTGGCCGGCAAGTTCGGCGATCGCTGGAATCTCGGCTTTCTTGCGGAGACCGAGCGGCAGGTCGAGGCCCATCTGTCCGGTCATATGGATCGCGTGCCGCACCAGGATGGCCGATCGCTCGCGATCCTTGATCAGATGCGCAAGGATGAGGCCGGCCATGCAGATACCGCTGTCGCGCTGGGCGCTGCGGAATTGCCCGCACCGGCTCGACTCGCGATGAAACTCGCTTCAAAGGTGATGACCACGGTGGCCTACCGGGTCTGAATCGTTTCGCTATGGCCACATGCGAGTAAAACAGAAACGGCGGCCGATGGCCGCCGTTGTCTTAGGCAGGCAGCGCTCAGTCTTCAACGACCTCGAAGTCGTGCGTAACTTCAGCCGTCTTGCCCAGCATGATGGAGGCCGAGCAGTACTTCTCGGCTGACAGGCTGACGGCGCGCTCGACCGCTTCCCGCTTGAGCGCCTTGCCGCGCACGATGAAGTGGTAATGAATGCGCGTGAATACTTTCGGGTCGGTCTCGGCGCGTTCGGCCTTCAACTGGGCCTCGCAGCCGGTGACAGCGTGCCGGCCCCGCTTGAGGATCGTCACGACGTCAAAGGCGGAACAGCCACCCGCGCCCGCGAGCAACAATTCCATCGGGCGAGGAGCGCGGTTCTTCCCTCCTGCATCGGCGGCGCCTTCCATGGTCACAAAATGGCCGCTTCCGGTGCTGGCAAGAAACGTCGCGTCATCAACCCACTTCACGCTGCATTCCATACTTCATCCTCTTTTGGTCTGGGGCCCAGGCTACGAGCAGGGGAGGGGCGATTCTACCGCTTGATCGAAAATGCTGCGCCGCATCATTGTTGGGCGCGAGCGGCCCGTGCCGTCAACTGAACGACAAGTCAGTCACTAAAATAGTTCATTAAAAATCATTGGCTTGGCGATGCATAAGGTGGGCTTATTTCGACATAAAGAGGTTCGTTCGGCGAGGGGGTCCGGAACCTTGCAATGCACAAGCCCGGCGCCCATAATCCAAACCGTAGTGATTGATTCGGTGCCGCAACAGCGAGCCGAAGCAATCCCGGGTTTGTCTCCTCCACCCTCCTCCTTTGGTGTGGACTTGGCGCAGCTCTTCGGGCTGCGTTTTTTTTTGTGTTTTTCGATCAGTGTTTGACTTTGGAAGAAGTTGGCGAGTAGAATTGCCGGCTTTCCGCATTTGGGCCTGGAACGGGTCCTAGAAGAAATCAAGGGACATTCTCATGAGGACGTTTTCTGC encodes:
- a CDS encoding OsmC family protein → MECSVKWVDDATFLASTGSGHFVTMEGAADAGGKNRAPRPMELLLAGAGGCSAFDVVTILKRGRHAVTGCEAQLKAERAETDPKVFTRIHYHFIVRGKALKREAVERAVSLSAEKYCSASIMLGKTAEVTHDFEVVED
- the coq7 gene encoding 2-polyprenyl-3-methyl-6-methoxy-1,4-benzoquinone monooxygenase — protein: MIDGLIIEFDRALRTIFAPARSVRPTPGADQPEADLSESERAHVAGLMRVNHVGEICAQALYQGQALTSSDPSVTEALRRAADEETEHLAWTEQRIGEMGGRKSLLNPLWYAGALSIGVVAGKFGDRWNLGFLAETERQVEAHLSGHMDRVPHQDGRSLAILDQMRKDEAGHADTAVALGAAELPAPARLAMKLASKVMTTVAYRV
- a CDS encoding RNA pyrophosphohydrolase, translated to MLDRDGYRPNVGIILVNARNEVFWGKRIREHSWQFPQGGIKHGESPEQAMFRELFEEVGLRPEHVKILGRTRSWLRYDVPRHWVKREWRNTYRGQKQIWFLLRLLGRDSDVSLRATEKPEFDAWRWAGYWVPLEAVIEFKRQVYRLALNELSGVLFRGVHAPERPPAYALSEAHPSNHD
- a CDS encoding lytic transglycosylase domain-containing protein, producing the protein MKPLHALPLVIALLAPAAFAGAQREEDLSASVRAALHGAVSDRAAPEPIFPSPVERVTWISEMSQRLIKRMPDPKERIDFLKTVYYEAQRAGLDPQLVLGLIQVESGFKKYAVSGVGARGYMQVMPFWVRQIGTPDQNLFHIRTNLRYGCTILRHYLDIEKGDLYRALGRYNGSLGRPEYPNMVRAAWERQWGWQPVDKVAQQTLPTRN
- a CDS encoding proline--tRNA ligase; translation: MRARQFFITTLKEAPADAEIVSHKLMMRAGLIRKLSAGIYNYMPMGLRVIRKVENIIREEMNRAGAVELVMPLVQPAELWQETGRWDKMGPEMLRLKDRHERDFAMQPTSEEVVTDIARQELKSYRALPKNLYQIQTKFRDERRPRFGIMRGREFLMKDAYSFDRDVEAAGKSYENMYAAYRKIFDRLGLTYRAVAADTGAIGGDRSHEFQVIAETGEDAIVYCPQSDYAANIELAEALPLLAERAAPTQALNKVPTPGKSTCADVAALLGTSLANTVKSLVLATDEVDETGAIVKSTVWLLLVRGDHDLNEVKAGKVEGLKDGFRFATEAEIVEHFGCKPGYLGPVGLKKPVKIVADRTVALMSDFITGANEVDFHIAGVNWSRDLPEPDVVADIRNVVEGDASPDGKGTLAIQRGIEVGHVFYLGTKYSKAMNATFLDEDGKPKHFEMGCYGIGVTRILGAAIEQNHDARGIIWPDSIAPFTVAICPIGYDRAEDVKVAADALYAELTAAGIDVILDDRGERPGAMFADWELIGVPHRVVLSDRGLKEGQAEYQGRRDAEATKVAVTELAAFVKARVGS